Proteins co-encoded in one Gracilimonas sediminicola genomic window:
- a CDS encoding response regulator: MSYVNGGNHLINYRMSRALKHNPTKKDTKALKALIVDDLKFNRSLARIILERNNFETQEAENGVEALLHFEGQKPDVILMDICMPVMGGIEAMRKIRKLNRGNKVNSIPIIAFTSGEHKESRSDLMNQGFSEYLKKPFNEEDLFDKLSQFLPVKKSAS, encoded by the coding sequence ATGAGTTACGTGAATGGCGGAAATCATCTTATAAATTATAGAATGAGCCGGGCTTTAAAACATAATCCAACAAAAAAAGATACGAAGGCACTGAAGGCTTTGATCGTAGATGATCTTAAGTTTAACAGAAGCCTGGCCAGGATTATACTCGAGCGAAATAATTTCGAGACACAAGAAGCCGAAAACGGGGTAGAAGCGCTGCTACACTTTGAGGGACAAAAGCCCGATGTAATTCTAATGGATATTTGTATGCCTGTGATGGGCGGTATCGAAGCCATGAGAAAAATCAGAAAGTTAAACCGGGGTAATAAAGTAAACAGCATCCCTATCATCGCTTTTACTTCCGGGGAACATAAAGAATCGAGATCAGACTTAATGAATCAAGGATTTTCGGAATACCTGAAAAAACCTTTTAATGAAGAAGATCTGTTTGACAAACTCTCCCAATTCCTACCCGTTAAAAAATCGGCTTCTTAA
- a CDS encoding dihydrofolate reductase, protein MTITLVAAHDPNLVIGKEGGLPWRYPEDLKHFKRTTIGKTIIMGRGVFEELNEIPLPERKNIVLSTTQNYKNVDTYSSLEDALKSSNEEEVFIIGGGVLYRQTIDIADKLIITEIHQEYEGDTYFPEYRDEIGTTWKEESREDHEELSFITYKRV, encoded by the coding sequence ATGACCATCACTCTTGTTGCTGCACACGACCCCAATCTTGTAATAGGTAAAGAGGGCGGGTTACCGTGGAGATACCCGGAAGATTTAAAGCATTTCAAAAGAACCACGATTGGTAAAACTATCATAATGGGCCGGGGTGTTTTTGAGGAGTTAAATGAAATTCCGCTTCCTGAACGAAAGAATATTGTACTCTCCACAACTCAAAATTACAAGAACGTTGATACCTATTCCTCTCTCGAAGATGCATTAAAATCGTCTAACGAGGAGGAAGTTTTCATTATCGGTGGCGGCGTATTATACAGGCAAACCATAGATATAGCCGACAAGCTCATCATTACTGAAATCCATCAGGAATATGAAGGAGACACCTATTTTCCTGAATACAGAGATGAAATAGGAACAACCTGGAAGGAAGAATCGAGAGAGGATCACGAAGAGCTCAGCTTCATAACCTATAAGCGTGTCTGA
- a CDS encoding thymidylate synthase: MKAYHDLVKSVLENGVRKENRTGTDTISNFAEFYKVDLSEGFPLLTTKKVYFRSVILEMLWYLRGEDHIRWLRDENDCHIWDAWADEDGHVGPIYPVLWRRFPYFEKESVRFEGNGSALDKEVWVRKEFDQVQRAIDMLKNNPNSRRIVVSAWHPGLLDEMGLPPCHLMYIFNVADGKLNCHLTQRSGDIALGIPFNLACYSALTMAVAQEVGLEPGTFAHSIVDAHIYVNHVDGLKEQLTRKPKPLPTLKIANKPVDELTFDDFTLENYDPDPVIKFEVAV; the protein is encoded by the coding sequence ATGAAAGCATACCACGATCTTGTAAAAAGCGTACTTGAAAATGGGGTCAGGAAAGAAAACCGGACCGGCACCGACACGATTTCAAATTTTGCTGAATTTTATAAAGTAGATTTATCGGAAGGTTTTCCTCTGCTTACCACTAAGAAAGTGTATTTCAGATCGGTGATTTTAGAAATGCTCTGGTACCTGAGGGGAGAGGATCACATTCGTTGGTTACGGGATGAAAACGATTGCCATATCTGGGACGCCTGGGCCGATGAAGATGGACATGTTGGCCCCATTTACCCCGTGCTCTGGCGAAGATTTCCATATTTTGAGAAAGAATCAGTACGGTTTGAAGGAAACGGCTCAGCCCTGGATAAAGAAGTTTGGGTTCGCAAAGAGTTTGATCAGGTTCAGCGAGCTATTGATATGCTGAAAAATAACCCGAACAGCAGAAGGATTGTGGTGAGTGCCTGGCACCCGGGTTTACTGGATGAAATGGGTCTTCCGCCTTGCCACCTGATGTATATTTTCAATGTGGCTGACGGTAAGTTAAACTGCCATTTAACGCAACGCTCTGGAGACATTGCCCTGGGTATTCCGTTTAACCTGGCATGTTATTCTGCCTTAACCATGGCGGTTGCTCAGGAAGTTGGACTTGAACCGGGAACCTTCGCGCACTCCATAGTAGACGCTCATATCTACGTAAATCACGTTGATGGTTTGAAGGAGCAGCTCACCCGAAAGCCTAAACCACTTCCAACCTTGAAAATAGCCAACAAACCGGTAGATGAACTAACTTTTGATGATTTCACACTGGAGAACTATGATCCCGATCCGGTAATTAAATTTGAGGTTGCAGTATGA
- the mgtE gene encoding magnesium transporter, translated as MFVQLIKPEFEELIASKDWVALKEVLNDVPAVDIADLLLELPGDIAVVVFRLLKKPVAADVFAELPSSKGVELLELFSKQQLSDVMVNLEPDEQVSILEELPGHLTQRVMNSINREDQKQLKKLLGYPEESVGRLMTPRYVRVKSDWSIERSMAHIRKYGETAETINVIYVVDDKEHLIDDLRITHLILANQEDQIDVLMDRSFEALSVYDDQEEAVKMLAKYDRVALPVVDSDGVLVGIVTADDVIDVAEEETTEDMQKMAGMDALDDYYSQSSIFDIVKKRLWWLIVLFVGQILTAIAMGGYEEVLQKVVALSFFVPLIISSGGNSGSQAATLVIRALATDDLKPEDWKKVFRREFTSGLMLGGLIGLLGFFTLIGWDLIGGAELSKTVFLTAGVIGLSLFSIVLFGNFTGAMLPFFLSKMNLDPAVSSAPFVATIVDVSGIIIYFTIAIVLLSGTLL; from the coding sequence ATGTTTGTTCAACTCATTAAACCGGAATTCGAAGAGCTCATCGCTTCCAAAGATTGGGTGGCCTTAAAAGAGGTGTTGAACGATGTGCCCGCCGTTGACATTGCCGACCTGTTACTTGAATTACCGGGCGATATTGCCGTGGTTGTTTTCCGGCTGTTGAAGAAACCGGTGGCTGCCGATGTTTTTGCAGAACTACCATCTTCTAAAGGTGTGGAGCTTCTGGAGCTGTTCAGCAAGCAGCAGCTGAGTGATGTAATGGTTAATCTTGAGCCTGATGAACAGGTTTCGATTCTGGAAGAATTGCCCGGACATCTAACCCAGCGGGTTATGAACTCCATCAACCGGGAAGACCAGAAACAGCTTAAGAAACTGCTGGGTTACCCCGAAGAAAGCGTTGGCCGATTGATGACTCCACGCTATGTTCGGGTGAAATCGGATTGGTCGATAGAGCGGAGTATGGCTCACATCCGCAAGTATGGGGAAACTGCAGAAACCATTAACGTAATTTACGTGGTTGATGACAAAGAGCACCTGATTGATGATCTTCGGATTACCCATCTGATCCTGGCTAATCAGGAAGACCAGATTGATGTGTTGATGGACCGCTCTTTTGAAGCTCTGTCTGTTTATGATGATCAGGAAGAGGCGGTTAAGATGCTGGCCAAATACGACCGTGTAGCCTTACCGGTTGTTGATTCGGATGGGGTGCTTGTAGGAATTGTGACTGCAGATGACGTGATTGACGTGGCCGAGGAAGAGACTACCGAGGATATGCAGAAAATGGCCGGTATGGATGCTCTGGATGACTATTATTCTCAATCCTCCATTTTCGATATCGTTAAAAAACGGCTTTGGTGGCTGATTGTGCTTTTTGTCGGACAGATATTAACCGCCATCGCTATGGGTGGGTATGAAGAAGTACTTCAGAAAGTCGTAGCCTTGTCGTTTTTTGTGCCGTTGATTATCTCCAGTGGAGGTAACTCCGGCTCTCAGGCGGCTACATTGGTGATACGAGCCCTTGCCACCGACGACCTTAAACCGGAAGACTGGAAGAAAGTATTCAGACGTGAATTTACATCTGGTCTTATGCTTGGAGGATTGATTGGTCTGTTAGGATTTTTCACCTTAATCGGGTGGGATTTAATTGGAGGAGCTGAGCTTTCCAAAACTGTATTCCTTACAGCAGGAGTGATTGGATTGAGCCTTTTTTCCATTGTGTTGTTCGGGAATTTTACCGGGGCCATGCTGCCGTTCTTTCTCTCAAAAATGAATTTGGATCCGGCCGTATCTTCAGCTCCTTTTGTTGCAACTATAGTAGATGTGAGCGGAATCATTATTTATTTTACCATAGCAATTGTACTTTTAAGCGGAACCTTACTTTAA
- the rnc gene encoding ribonuclease III: MPDWFRSLFTKKKKSDLSPELKSRIEKLERIVGFQIDDPSLFLKALRHRSTLSQEQYETYDSYERLEFLGDAVLDLIAAEILFNQYPEKDEGFLTKVRAKLVRGETLSDFSKKLGIEDLMELGERNGSTKVAKSILADAFESIIAAIYITKGYQHAYDFVDKVIEENLIIKELINTLDNYKSALLEYAQAEKMPIPRYELVNESGPGHNRTFEVKVLIGEEELGTGVGKSKKKAEQKAAREALKSIKD, translated from the coding sequence ATGCCCGATTGGTTCAGGTCTCTTTTTACAAAGAAGAAGAAATCAGATCTTAGCCCTGAACTTAAAAGCAGAATTGAGAAATTAGAAAGGATCGTTGGTTTTCAAATCGACGATCCTTCTCTTTTTTTAAAGGCTCTGCGTCACCGCTCCACGCTTTCCCAGGAGCAGTACGAAACGTATGACTCCTATGAACGCCTCGAATTTTTAGGAGATGCCGTCCTGGATTTGATTGCAGCAGAAATTTTGTTCAATCAATACCCTGAGAAAGACGAAGGATTTCTCACAAAAGTCCGGGCCAAACTGGTAAGGGGAGAAACACTGTCCGATTTTTCCAAGAAGCTGGGCATAGAAGATTTAATGGAGTTGGGAGAGAGAAACGGTAGTACAAAGGTTGCTAAGAGTATTTTGGCAGACGCTTTTGAATCCATCATTGCTGCCATTTACATCACAAAAGGGTATCAGCATGCTTATGATTTTGTGGATAAGGTGATTGAAGAAAACCTGATTATAAAAGAACTCATAAATACGCTGGACAATTATAAAAGTGCCTTGCTTGAATATGCGCAGGCTGAAAAAATGCCCATTCCCAGGTATGAGCTGGTCAATGAAAGCGGGCCGGGGCACAATCGTACATTCGAGGTGAAAGTACTGATAGGAGAGGAAGAACTGGGAACCGGTGTTGGGAAAAGCAAGAAAAAGGCCGAGCAAAAAGCAGCCCGTGAAGCACTAAAGAGTATTAAAGACTGA